Proteins from a single region of Fusobacterium gonidiaformans ATCC 25563:
- a CDS encoding tetratricopeptide repeat protein gives MKKLLMLVGMSLLTACTSLDATKAKEDIREILLPKNQLENSTPMENTKIEEKVEVEKSEWKLSLETMPEVLTSIRMELKNNQKMVFDAKVNKISLYVGQTAVIKDNAGMNKLKLLVSPQKSNPNLKTGSSMFTFRSIYQGTYVVAWETLSGVKKQLTIENHLKYKFTEEENYDIILRSFQEQNLKALEESVALYRMSFSNGKNTRKSMLSLLELATIKKDKKLIRESLQYWSKIQGLNTEESKAVQEGKKIVGLSKIPEKRVEKEDIKISVENDSSDLVSGNYEQYKSLYRSANRKATLHLYNAAIKDYQKALIIGKKFPETVSIYDGLGNSYYGLGKYQQSIEYFQKSLSHKGNSSERRAETYYKLASAYNKLGEKREYKKYLTLLKERYANSLWGKKAQIELMKLNER, from the coding sequence ATGAAAAAATTGTTAATGCTAGTTGGAATGAGTTTGTTAACTGCTTGTACTTCTTTAGATGCCACAAAGGCAAAAGAAGACATTAGGGAAATTTTATTACCTAAAAATCAGCTAGAAAATAGTACTCCTATGGAAAATACTAAGATAGAAGAAAAGGTAGAAGTAGAGAAATCGGAATGGAAATTAAGTTTAGAAACTATGCCAGAGGTATTAACTTCCATTCGTATGGAATTAAAAAATAATCAAAAAATGGTATTTGATGCCAAAGTGAATAAAATTTCTTTGTATGTGGGACAAACAGCAGTGATTAAAGATAATGCTGGAATGAATAAATTGAAATTACTTGTTTCTCCACAAAAATCAAATCCAAATTTGAAGACAGGCTCTTCTATGTTTACTTTTAGAAGTATTTACCAAGGAACTTATGTCGTTGCTTGGGAAACGCTCTCCGGTGTAAAGAAGCAGCTTACCATTGAGAATCATTTAAAATATAAATTTACGGAAGAAGAAAATTATGATATAATACTTAGAAGTTTTCAAGAACAAAACTTGAAAGCATTGGAAGAATCTGTTGCTTTGTACCGAATGTCTTTTTCAAATGGAAAGAATACTAGAAAAAGTATGTTATCACTATTAGAGTTGGCAACTATAAAAAAAGATAAAAAGCTTATCCGTGAAAGTTTGCAGTACTGGAGTAAAATTCAAGGGTTAAACACAGAGGAAAGCAAGGCTGTACAAGAGGGAAAAAAGATAGTAGGATTATCAAAAATTCCTGAAAAAAGAGTAGAAAAAGAAGATATAAAAATATCAGTAGAAAATGATAGTTCTGATTTGGTATCAGGAAATTATGAGCAGTATAAATCTTTATATCGTTCTGCCAATCGAAAAGCAACCTTACATTTATACAATGCTGCTATTAAAGATTATCAAAAAGCTTTAATCATAGGGAAAAAGTTTCCTGAAACAGTAAGCATTTATGATGGACTGGGAAATTCTTATTATGGACTAGGGAAATATCAACAAAGTATTGAGTATTTTCAAAAATCTCTTAGTCACAAAGGAAATTCTTCAGAAAGAAGGGCGGAAACTTACTATAAATTAGCTTCTGCTTATAATAAACTTGGAGAAAAAAGAGAATATAAAAAATATTTAACCCTTTTGAAAGAGAGATATGCAAATAGTCTTTGGGGAAAAAAAGCACAGATTGAACTTATGAAATTAAATGAAAGATAA
- the mutL gene encoding DNA mismatch repair endonuclease MutL: MGKIHILEESVSNAIAAGEVVENPASLVKELLENSLDAGSKNIYLFIREGGRFVEIRDDGMGMSREDVLLSVERHATSKIKSKEDLFALQSYGFRGEALSSIASVSKMSITSCEVDANLGTKMTVLGGKVTGIKDFPRTQGTDIIIQDLFFNTPARLKFLRKASTEYIQIKDIVLKEALANPEVKIHLEIDGKESICSSGNGLENTILEIFGKNALKNLTKFSYGYLGNEKLYRSSRDSIFVFVNGRPVKAKLIEEAIIDSYYTKLMKGKYPFACVFLEIPASEIDVNVHPSKKIIKFANASEVYSQVRNAIEEVFEEEKEFSFAQFSVKEVEEDREEKKILESFEIAENREAKEVFKEIKEEKKYFQEEKTDKIPLFDLQNDKIPVIKDRRSFFEEEKISPKTYDFKILAQIYDTFLLVERNGIFEIYDQHIVHERVLYEELKEKYYGNAIQKQQLLVPLKLSLDPREKELFFENQEQFSFFGIEGEDFGGNEIIIRSVPSVELKASMEEIIREILYQLQHEKERDIRESMIISMSCKGAIKANQKLVLEDMYPLVQKLHEIGEYTCPHGRPIIMQLPFEELEKWFKRK, from the coding sequence TTGGGAAAAATTCATATTTTAGAAGAAAGTGTTTCCAATGCCATTGCAGCTGGAGAAGTTGTTGAAAATCCGGCTAGTTTAGTAAAAGAATTATTAGAAAATTCTTTAGATGCAGGAAGTAAAAATATTTACTTGTTCATTCGAGAAGGAGGTCGTTTTGTAGAAATTAGAGATGATGGAATGGGAATGAGTAGGGAAGATGTACTACTTTCTGTAGAAAGACATGCGACTAGTAAAATTAAGAGCAAGGAAGATTTATTTGCTTTACAAAGTTATGGATTTCGAGGGGAAGCTCTTTCCTCTATTGCCTCTGTATCTAAGATGTCGATTACTTCTTGTGAAGTAGATGCCAATCTGGGAACAAAGATGACAGTTTTAGGTGGAAAAGTAACAGGAATTAAAGATTTTCCAAGAACCCAGGGAACAGATATTATCATACAAGATTTATTTTTTAATACACCGGCTCGTTTAAAATTTTTGAGGAAAGCTAGTACAGAATATATTCAGATTAAAGATATTGTCTTAAAGGAAGCATTGGCGAATCCTGAGGTTAAAATTCATTTAGAAATAGATGGAAAAGAAAGTATTTGTAGCAGTGGAAATGGCTTAGAAAATACTATTTTAGAAATTTTTGGAAAAAATGCTTTGAAAAATTTGACAAAATTTTCATATGGGTATCTTGGAAATGAAAAGTTGTATCGCTCTTCTAGGGATTCTATTTTTGTATTTGTAAATGGGAGACCTGTAAAAGCAAAATTGATAGAAGAAGCGATTATAGATTCTTATTATACAAAGTTAATGAAGGGAAAATATCCTTTTGCCTGTGTATTTTTAGAGATTCCTGCTTCAGAAATTGATGTGAATGTACATCCTTCTAAGAAAATTATTAAATTTGCGAATGCAAGTGAAGTATACAGTCAAGTTCGAAATGCTATTGAGGAAGTTTTTGAGGAAGAAAAGGAATTTAGTTTTGCACAATTTTCAGTGAAGGAAGTTGAAGAAGACAGGGAAGAGAAAAAAATATTAGAAAGCTTTGAAATTGCAGAAAATCGAGAAGCAAAAGAAGTTTTTAAAGAAATAAAAGAGGAGAAAAAATATTTTCAAGAAGAAAAAACTGATAAAATTCCACTTTTTGACTTGCAAAATGATAAAATTCCTGTTATAAAAGATAGGCGTTCTTTTTTTGAGGAAGAAAAAATTTCTCCAAAAACTTATGATTTTAAAATTTTAGCACAAATTTATGATACTTTTTTATTAGTAGAGAGAAATGGAATTTTTGAAATTTATGATCAACATATCGTACATGAAAGAGTGTTATATGAAGAACTAAAAGAAAAGTACTATGGAAATGCTATACAAAAGCAACAACTTTTAGTTCCTTTGAAGCTTAGTTTAGATCCAAGAGAAAAAGAATTATTTTTTGAAAATCAAGAACAATTTTCTTTTTTTGGAATAGAAGGAGAAGATTTTGGAGGAAATGAAATTATTATCCGTTCTGTTCCGTCGGTTGAATTAAAAGCTTCCATGGAAGAGATCATTCGTGAAATTTTATATCAGCTACAACATGAGAAAGAAAGAGATATTCGAGAAAGTATGATTATCAGTATGTCTTGTAAAGGAGCCATTAAAGCAAATCAAAAATTAGTTTTAGAGGATATGTATCCTTTAGTTCAAAAATTACATGAAATTGGAGAATATACTTGTCCTCATGGAAGACCTATTATCATGCAACTTCCTTTTGAAGAATTAGAAAAATGGTTTAAGAGAAAGTAG
- a CDS encoding nitroreductase family protein, whose amino-acid sequence MLEKIKKNRSHRSFEQVNIPTEDLHRILTAVSYSASARNAQENRFMFTNSFKQCKQIFKQTKWAGAISWNPTEEEGPTAYILLCNPSEKPTAMSFVDMGIALQSMTLVAQDLGYSCCILGAYNKKEVEKIFGLPDGYFSFLLLAIGKATDTVEVVMTHDLSVKYQREEENHHTVFKLPMEDVLLTNIDENN is encoded by the coding sequence ATGTTAGAAAAAATTAAAAAAAATAGAAGTCATAGAAGTTTTGAGCAAGTGAATATTCCAACAGAAGATTTACATAGAATCTTAACAGCAGTTTCTTATAGTGCTTCTGCTAGAAATGCACAAGAAAATCGTTTTATGTTTACAAATTCTTTCAAACAATGTAAGCAAATTTTTAAACAAACAAAATGGGCAGGAGCTATTTCTTGGAATCCAACAGAAGAAGAGGGACCAACGGCTTATATTTTACTTTGTAATCCTTCTGAAAAACCAACTGCTATGTCTTTTGTAGATATGGGAATTGCTTTACAAAGTATGACTTTGGTTGCTCAAGACTTAGGATATAGTTGTTGTATTTTAGGAGCTTATAATAAAAAGGAAGTCGAAAAAATATTCGGACTTCCTGATGGGTATTTTTCTTTTTTATTGTTGGCAATTGGGAAGGCAACAGATACGGTTGAAGTTGTTATGACACATGATTTATCTGTGAAATACCAAAGAGAGGAAGAAAATCATCATACAGTATTTAAACTGCCGATGGAGGATGTTCTTCTTACCAATATTGATGAAAATAATTAA
- a CDS encoding LrgB family protein, with protein sequence MKEIIVDNPYFGIVLTLFFFQIGKFIFQKTQSPLCNPLMIATVLIIALLHFFDIPLDDYTIGGDYILFLLGPATVVLAVPLYKQLNLLKKYFFPVLVGGIVGSFTAILSVIILGKALNFDFVLLLSFMPKSITTPIGIELSTMLGGIPAITIFAILVTGIFGNVSAPFICQVFRIKHPVAKGIGIGVASHAVGTTKAMEMGEIEGAMSALSIVIAGILTLIWAPIIKIFL encoded by the coding sequence ATGAAAGAAATCATCGTGGATAATCCATATTTTGGGATTGTATTAACATTATTCTTTTTTCAAATTGGAAAATTTATTTTTCAAAAAACACAAAGTCCCTTATGCAATCCTCTTATGATAGCGACTGTGTTAATTATTGCTCTACTACATTTTTTTGATATTCCTTTGGACGACTATACCATAGGAGGAGATTATATTTTATTTTTATTGGGACCGGCAACTGTTGTATTAGCAGTACCTTTATATAAACAGTTAAATCTTTTAAAAAAATATTTTTTTCCAGTTTTAGTAGGAGGAATAGTTGGGTCTTTCACAGCTATTTTATCTGTTATTATTTTAGGAAAAGCTTTAAATTTTGATTTTGTATTGTTGCTATCCTTTATGCCAAAATCCATTACGACTCCAATCGGAATTGAACTTAGCACTATGTTAGGGGGAATTCCCGCCATTACTATTTTTGCTATTTTAGTAACGGGAATTTTTGGAAATGTAAGTGCACCTTTCATTTGTCAAGTGTTCCGTATCAAGCATCCTGTGGCAAAAGGAATTGGAATTGGAGTTGCAAGTCATGCAGTAGGAACAACAAAGGCGATGGAGATGGGAGAAATAGAGGGAGCCATGAGTGCTTTGTCGATTGTGATAGCAGGAATTTTAACTTTGATATGGGCTCCTATCATTAAGATATTTCTTTAG
- the lysS gene encoding lysine--tRNA ligase: MEKYFDRAAKESLIMEKWKKIEELKEMGIKPFGGKYDKKHMVGDILKHTPEEELIFKTAGRIMSFRRKGKIAFAHIEDQTGKIQIYVKQDELGEEAFQLVKMLNVGDMVGIEGTLFITHTGELTLRANVVTLLTKNIRALPEKFHGLTDVETRYRKRYVDLIMNREVKETFLKRTMIIKELKKYLDDRGFLEVETPMMHPIVGGAAARPFITHHNTLDVDLYMRIAPELYLKKLIVGGFDKVYDLNKCFRNEGMSTRHNPEFTTVELYQAYADFNDMMDLTEGVITTLCDKVNGTYDITFDGVDLHLKDFKRVHMVDLIKEVTGVDFWRKDITFEEAKAFAKEHHVEIADHMNSVGHVINEFFEQKCEEKVIQPTFIYGHPVEISPLAKKNEEDPRFTDRFELFINAREYANAFSELNDPADQRSRFEAQVEEAERGNDEATPVIDDDYVEALEYGLPPTGGLGIGIDRLVMLLTGAPSIRDVILFPQMKPRD; the protein is encoded by the coding sequence ATGGAGAAGTATTTTGACAGAGCCGCAAAAGAAAGCTTGATTATGGAAAAATGGAAAAAAATCGAAGAGCTAAAGGAAATGGGAATCAAACCTTTTGGTGGCAAATATGATAAAAAACATATGGTTGGAGACATACTAAAACACACTCCAGAAGAAGAATTAATATTTAAAACTGCAGGAAGAATTATGTCTTTCCGAAGAAAAGGAAAAATTGCTTTTGCTCATATTGAAGATCAAACAGGAAAAATTCAAATTTATGTAAAACAAGATGAGCTAGGAGAAGAAGCATTTCAACTTGTAAAAATGTTAAATGTAGGAGATATGGTAGGAATTGAAGGAACTTTATTCATTACTCATACGGGAGAGTTGACTTTAAGAGCTAATGTAGTGACTTTATTAACCAAAAATATCCGAGCTCTTCCTGAAAAATTCCATGGATTAACAGATGTGGAAACAAGATATCGAAAGAGATATGTAGATTTGATTATGAATCGAGAAGTGAAAGAAACTTTCTTGAAAAGAACGATGATTATCAAAGAATTAAAGAAATATTTAGATGATAGAGGATTCTTGGAAGTAGAAACTCCTATGATGCATCCAATTGTCGGAGGAGCTGCAGCGAGACCTTTTATTACTCATCATAATACTTTAGATGTGGATTTGTATATGAGAATTGCACCGGAATTGTATTTAAAAAAATTGATTGTAGGTGGATTCGATAAAGTATATGACTTAAATAAATGTTTTAGAAATGAAGGAATGTCAACAAGACATAATCCTGAATTTACAACGGTAGAATTGTACCAAGCTTATGCAGATTTTAATGATATGATGGATTTAACAGAAGGAGTAATTACTACTTTATGTGATAAGGTCAATGGAACTTATGATATTACTTTTGATGGTGTAGATCTACATTTAAAAGACTTCAAAAGAGTGCATATGGTAGATTTGATCAAAGAGGTTACTGGAGTAGATTTCTGGAGAAAAGATATTACGTTTGAAGAAGCGAAGGCATTCGCAAAAGAACATCATGTAGAGATTGCAGATCATATGAATAGTGTAGGACACGTTATTAACGAATTTTTTGAACAAAAATGTGAAGAAAAAGTGATTCAACCAACTTTCATCTATGGACATCCAGTAGAAATTTCTCCATTGGCAAAGAAGAATGAAGAAGATCCAAGATTTACAGATCGTTTTGAATTATTTATCAATGCAAGAGAGTATGCAAATGCTTTCTCGGAATTGAATGATCCGGCAGATCAAAGAAGTCGTTTTGAAGCACAAGTAGAAGAAGCAGAAAGAGGAAATGATGAAGCAACTCCTGTCATCGATGATGACTATGTAGAGGCATTGGAATATGGATTGCCACCTACGGGAGGATTAGGAATTGGAATTGATCGACTTGTTATGTTATTAACAGGGGCACCTTCCATTCGAGACGTTATATTATTTCCACAAATGAAACCAAGAGATTAA
- a CDS encoding CidA/LrgA family protein, with translation MLTEFLIITSLNYIGVVVTKILHLPIPGTIIGLILLFIFLATKQLKLERIEKVSNFLLENMTILFLPPAINLIAAGSFLEGQILKIIFLMVATTFFTMGITGKVVQFLIEKKEERDERNHRG, from the coding sequence ATGCTAACAGAATTTTTAATTATTACATCATTAAACTATATTGGAGTAGTCGTTACAAAAATATTACATCTCCCTATTCCCGGAACGATTATCGGATTGATTCTTTTATTTATTTTTCTAGCTACTAAGCAGTTAAAATTAGAGAGAATAGAGAAGGTAAGTAATTTTTTGTTGGAGAATATGACAATTTTATTTTTACCTCCGGCAATTAACTTAATAGCAGCAGGTTCTTTTTTAGAAGGCCAGATTTTAAAAATTATTTTTTTAATGGTTGCCACTACATTTTTTACGATGGGAATTACCGGAAAAGTGGTACAATTTTTAATTGAAAAAAAGGAGGAGAGAGATGAAAGAAATCATCGTGGATAA
- a CDS encoding 23S rRNA (pseudouridine(1915)-N(3))-methyltransferase RlmH, with protein sequence MNVSIVCVGKVKDKYILDGIAEFQKRLQAFTKFDIIEVKEYGREQTIAQSTEKETEELLSVLEKIGGYHILLDLKGKERDSVQMAKHLENLQVQGNSRINFIIGGSDGYTEELRSYCQEGISFSKFTFPHQLMRLILIEQIYRWFSINHHIKYHK encoded by the coding sequence TTGAATGTGTCTATTGTCTGTGTTGGAAAAGTGAAAGACAAATATATTTTAGATGGAATTGCAGAATTTCAAAAAAGACTACAAGCTTTTACGAAATTTGATATTATCGAAGTAAAAGAATATGGGAGAGAACAAACGATAGCACAATCGACGGAAAAAGAGACAGAAGAACTTCTTAGCGTTTTAGAAAAAATAGGAGGTTATCATATTCTTTTAGATTTGAAAGGAAAAGAACGAGATTCTGTACAAATGGCAAAGCACTTAGAGAATTTACAGGTACAGGGGAATAGTCGAATCAATTTTATTATAGGTGGATCTGATGGATATACAGAAGAGTTACGAAGCTATTGTCAGGAAGGAATTAGTTTTTCAAAATTTACATTTCCACACCAATTGATGAGACTTATTTTAATAGAGCAAATATACCGATGGTTCAGTATCAACCATCATATTAAGTATCACAAATAG
- the rpsT gene encoding 30S ribosomal protein S20 has protein sequence MANSKSAKKRVAVAERNRERNQAVKTRVKTMNKKVVVAVQDQDAEAAKNALSVAYKELDKAVSKGIMKKNTASRKKSRLAAKVNAL, from the coding sequence ATGGCAAATTCAAAGTCAGCTAAAAAGAGAGTAGCAGTAGCAGAAAGAAATCGAGAAAGAAATCAAGCAGTAAAAACTAGAGTAAAAACTATGAACAAAAAAGTAGTTGTTGCTGTACAAGATCAAGATGCAGAAGCAGCAAAGAATGCTTTGTCTGTTGCATATAAAGAACTTGATAAAGCTGTAAGCAAAGGAATTATGAAAAAGAATACAGCTTCTCGAAAAAAATCAAGATTAGCTGCTAAAGTAAACGCACTTTAA
- a CDS encoding GNAT family N-acetyltransferase, with protein MTKIEKAKYIWKNCFQDSEEETNFYFEKHFQEAQWKYYSKEDKILSSLHENPYTLKIKDSLSSYPYIVGVATLPEDRGQGYMTKLLLEEMLNLRNKNVDFCFLLPINPMIYRGFGFEYFSRKEEYSFDISLLPSQKRNDSIQILEITKENLEKHWKDWKKIYSISMIPYTLYEERDFNSFKNLLEEIYLSEGKIYLFYQKNRPSGYLILDTEEDKIHIREFLGTNHKAYLDMFAFLKGYQEYYSKIQIMSPENSNLEFFFKNQCKIEKKSSPFFMGRILQVQSFLQKLQFIAPEITIFIEDPILFENTGYYTLTSEVSFTQNHIENYDFQIGIRELLPLVLGFFSFQDLIRLGKVKLHSVEHLAKIETLFTRKFNYFHQYW; from the coding sequence ATGACAAAAATAGAAAAAGCAAAATATATTTGGAAAAATTGTTTTCAAGATAGCGAAGAAGAAACAAATTTTTATTTTGAAAAACACTTTCAGGAAGCACAATGGAAATATTATAGTAAGGAAGATAAGATCTTATCTTCCTTACATGAAAACCCCTATACTCTTAAAATAAAAGATAGTCTATCTTCCTATCCTTATATTGTAGGAGTCGCAACTTTGCCAGAAGATAGGGGACAAGGGTATATGACAAAACTTCTTTTGGAAGAGATGCTAAATCTTCGTAACAAAAATGTTGATTTTTGTTTTTTACTGCCCATTAACCCTATGATATACCGTGGATTTGGATTTGAATATTTTTCTAGAAAAGAAGAATATTCGTTTGATATCTCTTTATTACCATCACAAAAGAGAAATGACTCTATTCAAATCCTAGAAATCACAAAAGAAAATCTAGAAAAACATTGGAAAGATTGGAAAAAAATCTACTCTATTTCTATGATACCTTATACTCTTTATGAAGAGAGAGATTTCAACTCTTTTAAAAACTTACTAGAAGAAATTTATTTATCCGAAGGAAAGATATATCTATTCTATCAAAAAAATAGACCTTCCGGCTATTTAATATTGGATACCGAAGAAGACAAGATTCATATTCGAGAGTTTTTAGGAACAAATCATAAGGCCTATCTTGATATGTTTGCTTTCTTAAAAGGCTACCAAGAGTATTACTCCAAGATTCAAATTATGAGTCCTGAAAATTCTAATTTAGAATTTTTTTTCAAAAATCAATGTAAAATAGAAAAAAAATCCTCCCCTTTCTTCATGGGAAGGATTCTACAAGTACAAAGTTTTCTACAAAAATTGCAATTCATAGCTCCGGAGATTACTATTTTCATTGAAGACCCTATTTTATTTGAAAATACGGGATATTACACTCTTACTTCAGAAGTTTCTTTTACACAAAACCATATAGAAAACTATGATTTTCAAATTGGAATTCGTGAACTTCTTCCTCTTGTCCTAGGATTTTTCTCCTTCCAAGATTTAATACGGCTTGGAAAAGTAAAATTACACTCCGTAGAACATTTAGCAAAAATAGAAACTTTATTCACAAGAAAATTTAATTATTTTCATCAATATTGGTAA